CAAAAAGAATGGCACAAAGGTCTTTGTGATTGGCCTGGACGCCCGCAACACCCTGAACTTCCGCGCACTGGAAGACATCACGGCGGCCACGGGCGGCCTCTTTCAGAAAACAGGCAGCGCCGCCGACCTGCAATGCTTCTTTGACCGGATGTACAACGCCTTTCGCGCCCAGGGCTGCGTGCAGCTGAGCTTTACCCAGAAACCAGCGGCCGGCACCGCCGTTACCGGCACCCTGAGTGTGACGGTGGGCGCGCCTGACCGCCGGGACGCCCAGGTGGACGTGCCCTTTACCCTGACCGTGAGATAACGGCCGTGCGTTGGCCTCGGTTCTGCCCCCACCCCGCCCGGCGTCCTGCGCTAGCGTGAGGGCGTGAGTCTGACCGCTGCCGAACTGCAAACGTACCTGAGCGCCCTGGTGACTGGCGACCTGAAGCTGTCCACCATGATCTGGGGGCCGCCCGGCGTGGGCAAAAGCAGCGTGGTGGCGCAGGTGGCCGCGCGGCATAGCCTGGGGTTTGTGGACGTGCGCCTCTCTCAGCTGGCGCCCACCGACCTGCGCGGCCTGCCCGTGCCCGAGGCCGACGGCCAGGGGGGCGGGGTCAGCCGCTGGTATCCCCCTGAATTCCTGCCGCGTTCGGGCGCCGGCATTCTGTTTCTGGACGAGGTGAACATGGCCCCGCCCACCATGCAGGGCATGGCGCAGCAGCTGATTCTGGACCGGCGGGTGGGCAGCTACGAACTGCCGGGCGGCTGGTTTGTCTGGGCCGCCGGCAACCGCAAGGAAGACCGCGCCAGCGTCTTTGACATGCCGGCGCCGCTGGCCAACCGTTTCCTCCACCTGACTGTGCGCCCCGACTTTGACTCGTGGCGGGGCTACGCGCTGGGCCGGGGGCTGCACGAGCATGTGATTGCCTTCCTGACTTTCCGCCCCGAACTGCTGCACCGCCTGGACCCCCAGCAGCCCGCGTGGCCCAGCCCCCGCGCCTGGGAGATGGCGTCACGGCTACACCGCGCTGGGCTGGACACCGCGCCGGCCATTGGCGAAGCCGCCGGGGCCGAATTCAGCGCCTTCGTGCGGCTGTATGAGCAGTTGCCCGACCTGGGCATCGTGCTGGAGGGGCGGGGCGCCGGGCTGCGCCTGCCCGACGAGCCCAGCGTGCGCTACGCCGCTGTGGTGGGCCTGGCCGCCCGCGCCGGGGACGCCGACCAGGCCTACCACGCCTTTACCTGGCTGGCCGACAGTGCCGGTCCCGAATGGCTACAACTGTACGTGGCCACGCTGGTCAGCAAATTCCAGGCCATCGGGCAGCTGGGCGACCTAGCCGCGCTGATTGGCCGCGATGAACGCCTGGCCGCGCTGGTGCAGGGCACCCTGGCGATGACGGAAGGACCGTGAGGGGAGATGGTCAATTGTTGATGGTGGCTGGAAACGGCCCACTAGTTTTTCCATCACCCATCAACTTTCAACCATCCACACCGGAGGCCCCATGACGCCTCCGGCCAGCCCCGACTTTCAGCGCCTCATTTCGGGCTCGCGCCTGCGGCTGCGGGGGAAGTCGGCGTTTTTTGCCACACTGCTGCTGCACGCCGAATTCGTGCCGTCGCGGGAGGTGGCAGCTGCCGGCACCGACGGCGAGCGCGTCTACGTGAATCCTGAGGTGGCCGCCAGCCTGACGCCCGATGTGCTGGACGGCCTGCTGCTGCACGAGGTCCTGCACGCCGCCCTGTCGCACGTCGAGCGGCGCGGCCCACGCGAGAAAAAACGCTGGAACAAGGCCGCCGACCTGATTGTCAACGGTATGGTCAGCGCCGCCGGCCTGCCCGTGCCGCCCCAGTCGCGCCGCGACGACCACCTTGAGCGCCTGAGTGTCGAGGAGGTCTACACCTCGCTGGACGGCGAGGCCGACGAGAACGGGGACGAGGAAGGCGACGACCTGCTGGACGCCCCCCCCAGCGACGCGCCCCCCAAGCAGGGCAAGCCTGGCCAAAGCGTGAGCCGGCAGTGGCAGCAGGCGCTGGCCCAGGCCCGCAGCGTGGACGCCATGAGCGGCGGCCAGGGCGACGATCCCCTGGGCATGCACCGCGAACTGATGCGCCTGGCCCCGGCGCGACTGGACTGGCGCGCGCACCTGTGGCGCTTTCTGGCCCGCACCCCCGTGGATTTCGGCGGCTTTGACCGCCGCTTCGTGGGGCGCGGCCTGTACCTCGAAGCGCTGGACGACGAATCGCTACGCGCCCTGGTGGCGGTGGACACCTCTGGCAGTGTGGACGACGACGCCGTCAAAGCCTTGGTGGGCGAGGTTCAGGGGGTGCTGGGGGCTTATCCACATGTCAAAGCCACCCTCTACTACGCCGACACCGAGGCGTACGGCCCACACGACCTCTCGCCGGGCGGCGAGATTCCACCGCCGCAGGGGGGCGGCGGCACCGATTTTCGGCCCATCTTTGCCCTGCTGGACACCCACGAGCCGGACGTGCTGGTGTACCTGACCGACGGCTACGGCGACTTTCCAGAGGCGGCCCCCAGAACCCCGACCCTCTGGGTGGTGCCGCCCGGCGGCCTGGAAGACGAGGGCTTTCCATTCGGCGAGGTGCTGCGTCTGGAGGAACACGGGTGAACGCCACCGAGCGCCCCACCGGCTTCGTGCCTGACCTGACCCTGGTGCCGGGCGAGCAGGTGCGCTGGTTCGTGTTTGACGGCCCCCGGCTGCTGCTGGGTGATCAGGAAGCGCTGCCCACTGGAGCCAGTCTGCCCTTTCCCACCCAGGACGTGACCCCGCTGGGCACCCTGGACGGCCAGCAGTTTTTTGCAGCCAGCGTGACGGATGGGCCGCCGCCTGGCCTGAGCGCCCACGCCCTGCGCGCCTGTTTTGGGCGGCTGCCAGACACCGAGATGGGCCTGGCAGGCTACGCGGCGCAAGTCCTCGATTTTCTTCGTACTCACCGCTTTTGCGGGCGCTGCGCCGCGCCGCTGAGTGACAGCGGACACGAACGCTCCCGCACCTGCCCGGCGTGTGGGCTGACGGTCTACCCGCGCGTGGCGCCTGTGGCGATGGTGCTGATTCGGCGTGGTGAGGGGGATGGCACCGAGCTGCTGCTGGCGCGCGGGCCTCACTTTGCGCCCGGCGTGTATTCCGCGCTGGCGGGCTTCGTGGAACCTTCAGAGACGCTGGAAGCCGCCGCCCACCGCGAGGTGCAAGAAGAGGTGGGCGTGCAGCTTACCAACCTCCGGTACGTGACCAGCCAGCCGTGGCCCTTTCCGCATTCGCTGATGCTGGGCTTTGAGGCCGAGTACGCGGGCGGCACCATCACCCCGCAGCCGGGCGAGATTGAAGACGCCCGCTGGTTTCCGGTCACGGCGCTGCCGGGGGTGCCGCCGCCCTTCAGTGTGGCCCGCACCCTGATTGACCGGGCGGTGGGGGCGGCCCTGGGCGGCGTGGCATCATCGGCCCCATGACGGCGGAACTTGACCCACGCACGCTGACCCTGCTGGGGGTGGAAGGCGCCCTGGCGGCGGCGGCCGCGCCCCGCGCCAGTGCTGAGACCTTAGGCGGCCTCTCGGCCCACCCGGACAGCCGCGTGCGCGCCCTGGTGGCCCGGCACCCCAACACGCCCCCCGAGGTGCTGGGCACCCTGGCGGCCGCCTACCCGGCCGAGGTGCTCGGCAATCCGGGCCTGCCCCTGATGCGTCTGGCCCGCCCAGGGCTGCTGGGCGCCTTTCCAGCTGACGGGGTGATTGCGCTGCTGAACACCGACGGCGCTCCTGGCTGGATCACCGACGCCGCGCTGCGTCACGAGGACTACGCCGTGCGCACGGCCCTGGCGGCGCGCGCCAGCCTAAGCGCCGAACGGGTCGCGGCGCTGGCGCAGGACGCGGGCTGGCAGATCCGCGAAGCGGTGGCCCGGCGGGACGATCTGCCCGAGCCGCTGGTGCGCCAGCTGGCCACCGATGACGACTATGACGTCAGAAAGGCGGTCGCCGCTCGCCCCGAGCTGCCCGGCGACGTGCTGCGGGTCTTTGTCACCGACCCGCACGGCCTGGTGCGCGCCAGCGTGGCGCGGCGGCTGGACCTGCCGCTAGACTGCCTGCTGACCCTGGCCACCGACGGTGACCCCGACGTGCTGGCCACCCTGGCCCGCCGCGTGGACCTGCCCGCCAACGTGCGCGAGTGGCTGGCCACCAGCGAGCAGCCCGGCGTGCGCGCCGCCGCCCTGCAGGGCTGGGCTGTGCCCCCCGCCTGGCTGGCCCGCGCGGGCCAGGACGCCGACCCCGACGTGCGCGCCGCCCTGGCCCGGCGCCCTGACGCGCTGCCAGACACCCTGACCCACCTGGCCAGCGACGAGTCCGAAACGGTACGCCGCGCCGTGCTGGAACGCAGTGACCTGCCCGACGGGGCAGTGCTGGCCCTGGCCCGCGCCCCCGAAGCGGATATCCGGCTGCATGTGGCCAGCGCCGAGGGGCTGTCTGAAGCGGTGCTGGACGCGCTGGTGGGCGACAGTGACGCCACGGTGCGGACCGTGCTGGCGGTGCGCCCGGACCTGGGCACCGGGCGCCTGACCCGGCTGGCCGCCGACCCCAACCCCGAGGTGCGCCGCGCCGTGGCCTACGCGCCGGGCACCCCGGCCAGCGTCCTGGCCACCCTGGCCGCCGACCCCAACGCCGGCGTGCGCCGCGCCGCCGCCCGGCACCCGGCCCTGGACACCGGGGCGCAGGCGGCACTGGTCACTGACCTCGACGAAGGCGTGCGGCTGGCGGTGGCGGGCCGGGCGGACCTC
Above is a genomic segment from Deinococcus betulae containing:
- a CDS encoding ATP-binding protein — protein: MSLTAAELQTYLSALVTGDLKLSTMIWGPPGVGKSSVVAQVAARHSLGFVDVRLSQLAPTDLRGLPVPEADGQGGGVSRWYPPEFLPRSGAGILFLDEVNMAPPTMQGMAQQLILDRRVGSYELPGGWFVWAAGNRKEDRASVFDMPAPLANRFLHLTVRPDFDSWRGYALGRGLHEHVIAFLTFRPELLHRLDPQQPAWPSPRAWEMASRLHRAGLDTAPAIGEAAGAEFSAFVRLYEQLPDLGIVLEGRGAGLRLPDEPSVRYAAVVGLAARAGDADQAYHAFTWLADSAGPEWLQLYVATLVSKFQAIGQLGDLAALIGRDERLAALVQGTLAMTEGP
- a CDS encoding vWA domain-containing protein, encoding MTPPASPDFQRLISGSRLRLRGKSAFFATLLLHAEFVPSREVAAAGTDGERVYVNPEVAASLTPDVLDGLLLHEVLHAALSHVERRGPREKKRWNKAADLIVNGMVSAAGLPVPPQSRRDDHLERLSVEEVYTSLDGEADENGDEEGDDLLDAPPSDAPPKQGKPGQSVSRQWQQALAQARSVDAMSGGQGDDPLGMHRELMRLAPARLDWRAHLWRFLARTPVDFGGFDRRFVGRGLYLEALDDESLRALVAVDTSGSVDDDAVKALVGEVQGVLGAYPHVKATLYYADTEAYGPHDLSPGGEIPPPQGGGGTDFRPIFALLDTHEPDVLVYLTDGYGDFPEAAPRTPTLWVVPPGGLEDEGFPFGEVLRLEEHG
- the nudC gene encoding NAD(+) diphosphatase, whose product is MNATERPTGFVPDLTLVPGEQVRWFVFDGPRLLLGDQEALPTGASLPFPTQDVTPLGTLDGQQFFAASVTDGPPPGLSAHALRACFGRLPDTEMGLAGYAAQVLDFLRTHRFCGRCAAPLSDSGHERSRTCPACGLTVYPRVAPVAMVLIRRGEGDGTELLLARGPHFAPGVYSALAGFVEPSETLEAAAHREVQEEVGVQLTNLRYVTSQPWPFPHSLMLGFEAEYAGGTITPQPGEIEDARWFPVTALPGVPPPFSVARTLIDRAVGAALGGVASSAP